One window from the genome of Clarias gariepinus isolate MV-2021 ecotype Netherlands chromosome 15, CGAR_prim_01v2, whole genome shotgun sequence encodes:
- the rsph3 gene encoding radial spoke head protein 3 homolog: MASVLQSKRGPPNGSYTFSSRPHVAPSRLRHADPAMMENEGRAIYGNIMYDRRVVRGNTYAQHILPVTSQPDPVEIQRQQEALRRVTAKKRAKDKFQTRSPVPLEGRKHIDVQTELYLEDLSDHIEETSVECQTDAFLDKPATPLFIPAKSGKDAATQIEEGELFDFDLEVQPVLEVLVGKTIEQALLEVLEEEELARLRAQQRAFQELRNAELVEIQRLEEQERRHNEEKARRIKQQRSVLKMERETAEKIAARTFTQHYLADLLPSVYAKLRDHGYFYDPVLRDIETGFLPWLMAEVNNTLEKHQVARIVLDMLIRDVTNHRQDVFQTVTSQ, encoded by the exons ATGGCTTCGGTGTTACAGTCTAAAAGAGGACCTCCGAACGGCTCCTACACATTCTCCAGCCGCCCCCACGTCGCTCCGAGCCGCCTGAGACACGCCGATCCCGCCATGATGGA AAATGAAGGACGAGCAATCTACGGAAACATCATGTATGATCGACGTGTCGTTAGAGGGAATACCTATGCACAGCACATCCTACCAGTC ACGTCTCAGCCTGACCCAGTTGAGATCCAACGGCAACAAGAAGCACTGCGACGAGTCACAGCAAAAAAGAGAGCAAAAGACAAGTTCCAGACAAGAAGTCCAGTCCCACTGGAGGGGAGAAAGCACATAGATGTTCAAACTG AATTATACTTGGAGGATCTGAGTGATCATATTGAGGAGACGAGTGTGGAATGCCAGACAGATGCATTTCTGGACAAGCCAGCCACGCCCCTGTTTATTCCTGCCAAATCTGGCAAAGATGCAGCGACACAGATAGAAGAAGGAGAG CTGTTCGACTTTGATCTGGAGGTGCAGCCAGTGTTGGAGGTATTGGTGGGAAAGACCATAGAGCAGGCTTTACTGGAAGTACTGGAGGAGGAAGAGCTGGCTAGGTTGAGGGCTCAACAGCGAGCTTTCCAGGAGTTGCGTAATGCCGAGTTGGTTGAAATTCAACGACTGGAGGAGCAGGAGAGACGCCACAATGAGGAGAAG GCTCGGAGAATTAAGCAGCAAAGGTCGGTCTTGAAGATGGAAAGAGAAACAGCGGAGAAAATCGCGGCTAGGACGTTCACTCAGCACTATCTAGCTGACCTGCTTCCCTCAGTCTATGCAAAACTGAGAGATCATGGATACTTTTATGATCCAGTGCTAAGAG ATATAGAGACTGGATTCCTTCCTTGGCTGATGGCGGAAGTCAACAATACTTTGGAAAAACACCAGGTTGCACGCATAGTGCTTGACA TGCTCATCCGAGACGTGACCAACCACAGACAGGACGTCTTTCAGACTGTCACCTCCCAGTGA
- the atp5f1b gene encoding ATP synthase subunit beta, mitochondrial, protein MLGAVGRCCTGALQALKPGVTPLKAFTGAPAALYSRRDYVAPAAAAAAASGRIVAVIGAVVDVQFDEGLPPILNALEVAGRDSRLVLEVAQHLGENTVRTIAMDGTEGLVRGQKVLDTGAPIRIPVGPETLGRIMNVIGEPIDERGPITTKTTAAIHAEAPEFTDMSVEQEILVTGIKVVDLLAPYAKGGKIGLFGGAGVGKTVLIMELINNVAKAHGGYSVFAGVGERTREGNDLYHEMIESGVINLKDTTSKVALVYGQMNEPPGARARVALTGLTVAEYFRDQEGQDVLLFIDNIFRFTQAGSEVSALLGRIPSAVGYQPTLATDMGTMQERITTTKKGSITSVQAIYVPADDLTDPAPATTFAHLDATTVLSRAIAELGIYPAVDPLDSTSRIMDPNIVGAEHYDVARGVQKILQDYKSLQDIIAILGMDELSEEDKLTVARARKIQRFLSQPFQVAEVFTGHLGKLVPLKDTIKGFKSILGGEYDALPEQAFYMVGPIEEVVQKAEKLAEEHS, encoded by the exons ATGTTGGGAGCTGTGGGACGCTGCTGCACAGGGGCTTTGCAGGCTCTCAAGCCCGGGGTTACCCCCCTGAAGGCTTTTACCGGAGCTCCAGCGGCGCTGTATTCTC GCAGGGATTATGTCGCTCCCGCTGCTGCTGCCGCCGCCGCCAGCGGTCGCATCGTGGCGGTCATCGGCGCCGTCGTGGACGTGCAGTTCGACGAGGGTCTGCCTCCGATCCTCAACGCCCTGGAGGTAGCCGGTCGTGATTCTAGGCTCGTCCTGGAGGTCGCTCAGCACCTGG GAGAGAACACCGTGCGTACCATCGCTATGGACGGTACCGAAGGTCTGGTGCGTGGTCAAAAGGTTTTGGATACTGGTGCCCCGATCAGAATCCCTGTGGGACCGGAGACTCTGGGCAGGATCATGAATGTCATTGGGGAGCCCATTGACGAGCGAGGACCAATCACCACAAAAAC GACTGCTGCAATCCATGCTGAGGCCCCAGAGTTTACAGACATGAGTGTGGAACAGGAGATTCTGGTCACAGGAATCAAAGTGGTCGACCTTCTGGCTCCCTATGCCAAGGGTGGAAAGATCG GTCTGTTTGGTGGTGCTGGTGTAGGAAAGACTGTATTGATTATGGAGCTGATCAACAACGTGGCTAAAGCCCATGGTGGTTACTCTGTGTTTGCTGGTGTGGGGGAGAGGACCCGTGAAGGAAACGATCTGTACCATGAAATGATTGAGTCTGGTGTCATCAACCTGAAGGATACCACCTCCAAG GTCGCTCTGGTGTACGGACAGATGAACGAGCCCCCAGGCGCCCGTGCCCGCGTGGCCCTGACTGGTCTTACCGTTGCCGAATATTTCCGTGATCAGGAGGGACAGGATGTGCTGCTGTTCATCGACAACATCTTCCGCTTCACCCAGGCTGGATCAGAG gtgTCTGCTTTGCTGGGTCGTATCCCCTCTGCTGTGGGTTATCAGCCAACCTTGGCTACCGACATGGGTACCATGCAGGAGAGAATCACCACCACAAAGAAAGGCTCCATCACATCTGTACAG GCCATCTATGTGCCTGCTGATGACTTGACTGACCCTGCCCCTGCCACCACTTTTGCCCACTTGGATGCCACCACTGTGTTGTCCCGTGCCATTGCTGAGCTGGGTATCTACCCTGCCGTGGACCCTCTGGATTCCACTTCCCGTATCATGGACCCCAACATTGTGGGAGCTGAGCACTACGATGTGGCCCGTGGAGTACAGAAGATCCTTCAG GACTACAAGTCTCTGCAGGATATCATTGCTATCCTGGGTATGGATGAGTTGTCTGAGGAGGATAAGCTGACTGTAGCTCGTGCCCGTAAGATCCAGAGATTCCTGTCCCAGCCTTTCCAGGTGGCTGAGGTCTTCACTGGACACTTGGGCAAGCTGGTGCCCCTTAAGGATACCATCAAAGGATTCAAGAGCATTCTTGGAG GAGAGTATGATGCATTGCCTGAGCAGGCATTCTACATGGTGGGTCCCATCGAAGAAGTGGTCCAGAAGGCAGAGAAACTGGCCGAGGAgcattcgtaa
- the LOC128542714 gene encoding retinol dehydrogenase 7-like, whose amino-acid sequence MWMYVLGLVVLYYVVRWFRELERVPDRGSKYVYITGCDTGFGNLLARHLDTCGFCVVAACFTEKGEEELKKLCSSRMSTVHLDVTKKESIDKVAAFIKQLVGQKGLWAVVNNAGISVPSAPCDWLTLEDYKVMLAVNLEGVIGVTLSVLPLIKKARGRVVNVASVFGRVSPMGGPYCVSKYGVESFNDSLRIGMKPFGVKVLCIEPGFFKTTVTDGDLIIKNTKILWERLPKETKDDYGDNFISKVETLLREKISKMADGDLMKVVSCMEHAVSAVRPRTRYSPGWDAKFFWLPISYCPSFISDYFFLKDSVKPAKAVV is encoded by the exons ATGTGGATGTACGTATTGGGTTTGGTGGTCCTGTATTACGTGGTGCGCTGGTTCCGTGAGCTGGAGAGAGTTCCGGACAGAGGGAGCAAGTACGTTTACATCACTGGCTGTGACACCGGCTTCGGGAACCTCCTTGCACGCCATCTGGACACGTGCGGATTCTGTGTGGTGGCAGCATGCTTTACAGAGAAGGGCGAAGAGGAGCTGAAAAAGCTGTGCTCAAGCAGAATGTCAACTGTCCATCTGGATGTCACGAAGAAGGAATCTATTGACAAGGTCGCGGCATTCATCAAGCAGCTAGTGGGGCAGAAAG GTCTGTGGGCGGTGGTCAATAACGCGGGGATCTCTGTCCCCTCGGCTCCCTGTGACTGGTTGACTCTGGAAGACTATAAAGTCATGCTGGCTGTCAACTTGGAAGGAGTCATCGGTGTGACCCTGAGCGTCCTTCCTCTCATCAAGAAAGCCAGGGGACGTGTGGTTAACGTCGCCAGCGTGTTCGGCAGGGTCAGTCCAATGGGAGGACCCTACTGTGTGTCCAAATATGGTGTGGAATCATTTAACGACAGCCTCAG GATAGGTATGAAACCATTCGGCGTAAAAGTCCTGTGTATTGAGCCAGGTTTCTTCAAGACCACTGTAACAGACGGTGATCTGATAATCAAGAATACTAAAATTCTTTGGGAAAGATTGCCAAAGGAAACAAAAGATGACTATGGAGACAATTTTATAAGCAAAG TGGAAACATTGTTGAGAGAGAAGATATCGAAGATGGCAGATGGTGACTTGATGAAGGTTGTGAGCTGCATGGAGCATGCCGTGTCAGCCGTGCGTCCTCGCACCCGTTACTCCCCTGGCTGGGATGCGAAATTTTTCTGGCTGCCAATCTCTTATTGCCCCTCCTTCATTTCTGACTACTTTTTTCTTAAAGACTCTGTCAAACCTGCCAAAGCGGTGGTTTAG